In one window of Candidatus Scalindua sp. DNA:
- a CDS encoding tetratricopeptide repeat protein → MENINSVLQMALNEHEAGNLPAAASLYHKLLKNESGQIDVICLLGILYLQQENLDRASEYIQKTLLVNPVHLTAYNYLGTIQKQQGEYEKAIESYKRAIELNPAYVSAHSNLASLYHLQGRLDSALESYKEALSQKPDYFEAYINMGAVLQEQGRCSEAIECYRKAIQLKPDQPVAYSNMAVALKDKQLFDKAEECCRRALELKPDYAEAHINLGLVLQEQGKREKAIESYANALQIEPDNVKAHTNLGSLLKEERRLDEAVECCCRAITIKPDYVEAHNTLGTCFYEQGRLEEAVSCYEQAIKLNHKHAVAYSNLGMALKDQGRNDAALECCQRAIYLKPVSAYFYNNMGALLQRMGRLDEAIINYKKAIFQKPDFAEAHMNKAFILLMNEDFVEGWSEYEWRLQTSDHGLRAFKQPKWDGSSLEGKSILVHAEQGYGDTIQFVRFLPLVKERGGYMIFECRQSLISLLKNCPGIDRLVERTSTGIITEQFDFHIPLLSLPGLFGTQTETIPSGIPYISLDPDLVRRWGARFVHDRNFKIGLVWAGNPHNRKDRIRSCFLDDFAPLADVPGVSFYTLQKGTASGQALTPPRNMKLNNLENQLPDFAETAAVIAHLDLVISVDTAVAHLAGAIGKPVWTLLQFDPDWRWLIGREDSPWYPSMRLFRQPEPDDWTSVFEEITEALIQEIARLKQSGSSTCLSGK, encoded by the coding sequence ATGGAAAATATTAACAGCGTATTGCAAATGGCATTGAATGAGCATGAAGCAGGTAATCTTCCCGCTGCAGCATCACTGTACCACAAGCTGCTCAAAAATGAGTCTGGACAAATTGACGTAATCTGTCTCCTGGGTATTCTCTATCTGCAACAGGAAAATCTTGATAGGGCTTCAGAATATATTCAAAAGACGTTGTTAGTAAACCCAGTGCATTTAACCGCGTATAATTATCTCGGTACTATTCAGAAACAGCAGGGTGAATACGAGAAGGCTATTGAAAGTTACAAGAGGGCAATAGAACTTAATCCGGCTTATGTAAGTGCACACAGTAATCTTGCGTCCCTTTACCACTTACAGGGCAGATTAGATAGTGCCCTGGAAAGCTATAAGGAAGCACTGTCTCAGAAACCGGACTATTTCGAAGCCTACATCAATATGGGAGCAGTACTGCAGGAGCAAGGGAGGTGCAGCGAGGCTATTGAGTGCTACAGAAAAGCAATACAATTAAAACCAGATCAGCCTGTGGCATACAGCAACATGGCTGTGGCACTAAAAGATAAACAGCTATTCGATAAAGCTGAGGAGTGCTGCCGTCGGGCATTGGAATTAAAACCTGATTATGCTGAAGCGCATATCAATCTCGGGTTGGTACTTCAGGAACAGGGTAAACGTGAAAAGGCAATCGAGAGTTATGCGAATGCATTACAAATTGAACCCGATAATGTTAAAGCCCATACGAATCTTGGCTCATTGCTTAAGGAAGAGCGGAGACTTGATGAGGCTGTTGAATGTTGCTGTCGTGCTATTACAATAAAACCGGACTACGTGGAGGCACATAACACTCTGGGGACATGCTTTTACGAACAGGGCAGACTTGAGGAAGCAGTTTCCTGTTACGAACAGGCAATAAAACTCAATCATAAACATGCTGTGGCTTACAGCAATCTCGGTATGGCATTGAAAGATCAGGGGAGAAATGATGCTGCTCTGGAATGTTGTCAAAGGGCAATTTATCTTAAACCCGTCAGTGCTTATTTCTATAATAACATGGGTGCATTACTGCAAAGAATGGGGAGACTTGATGAGGCAATCATAAACTATAAAAAGGCTATCTTCCAGAAACCTGACTTTGCTGAGGCACACATGAACAAGGCCTTTATATTACTGATGAACGAAGACTTTGTAGAGGGGTGGTCTGAATATGAGTGGAGACTGCAGACGAGTGACCATGGATTGAGAGCATTTAAACAGCCAAAATGGGACGGTTCATCTCTTGAGGGGAAATCTATCCTCGTTCATGCTGAACAGGGATATGGTGATACGATACAGTTCGTCCGTTTTCTCCCTCTGGTAAAGGAGAGAGGCGGGTATATGATTTTTGAGTGTAGGCAGAGCCTTATTAGTCTCTTAAAAAATTGTCCCGGTATCGATAGGCTTGTGGAAAGAACTTCCACCGGTATAATAACGGAACAATTTGATTTTCATATTCCCCTCTTAAGTCTTCCAGGGCTGTTTGGTACTCAAACAGAGACCATACCCTCAGGTATACCATATATTTCTTTGGATCCGGATCTTGTAAGACGCTGGGGTGCAAGGTTTGTTCACGACCGTAATTTCAAAATTGGCCTGGTCTGGGCCGGGAATCCTCATAACAGGAAAGACCGTATCCGCTCATGTTTTCTGGATGATTTTGCACCCCTGGCAGATGTTCCGGGTGTCTCTTTCTACACTCTTCAAAAGGGAACAGCATCAGGGCAGGCTCTTACCCCACCGAGAAATATGAAACTCAACAATCTTGAAAATCAGTTGCCTGATTTTGCTGAGACTGCAGCGGTTATTGCTCATCTGGATCTCGTTATCTCTGTTGATACTGCAGTTGCTCACCTCGCTGGTGCTATCGGCAAACCGGTGTGGACTCTCCTGCAGTTTGATCCAGATTGGCGCTGGTTGATTGGCCGTGAGGATAGTCCATGGTATCCGAGCATGAGGTTGTTTCGGCAGCCGGAACCAGATGACTGGACTTCTGTGTTTGAAGAGATAACCGAGGCGTTGATACAAGAGATAGCCAGGCTGAAGCAATCTGGTTCATCAACGTGTTTGTCTGGGAAATAA
- a CDS encoding class I SAM-dependent methyltransferase yields the protein MREYTSPLKAGYHSKYDDEPRRDLMQLIRVLPERVLIGCGTGATGAALKQKFYGVEYTGFESKENIAHIARRRLDTVLTADIEKVQLHDCGLNRGYFDLIIWSDVLEHLYDP from the coding sequence ATGAGAGAATATACTTCACCATTAAAGGCAGGCTATCATTCGAAATACGATGATGAACCACGCAGAGATCTTATGCAGCTTATCAGGGTCCTCCCTGAACGGGTTTTGATTGGTTGTGGCACAGGTGCAACCGGAGCCGCATTGAAACAGAAGTTTTATGGAGTTGAATACACTGGATTTGAATCCAAAGAGAATATTGCACACATTGCGCGGAGACGTCTGGACACGGTTCTTACTGCGGACATAGAAAAAGTGCAGTTACACGACTGTGGATTGAACAGGGGATATTTCGACTTAATCATATGGAGTGATGTCCTTGAGCATCTTTATGATCCCTGA
- a CDS encoding glycosyltransferase — protein MKIFLTYASNPQTTAFYLEKALREICDVITYGPAISKETLKKWNLMAIADRVQEHQIPLTDGDMINALNGLPKGWKPDALLFIDTGVFFPLTNISAVNCTKACYMIDSHINFERHLDFVKSFDIVFTAHKPAVEMFNGEGFNHVFWIPPACDPEIHGRKTGEKLYDIGFVGSLNANFNPERVHLLNELKQRFHVHYERCFLERMAEVFSRSKIVFNKSIMNGLNMRVFEVLAAGSLLLTDESKESGLTELFEEKRDLVIYRNEEELFELAYHYLRHGEEREKIAEEGRKKVLKEHTYHHRARDIIETLSAFKK, from the coding sequence ATGAAGATTTTCCTCACCTATGCATCAAATCCGCAAACAACTGCGTTTTATCTCGAAAAGGCGCTGCGGGAGATATGTGATGTAATCACTTACGGTCCCGCTATCAGTAAGGAGACCTTGAAAAAATGGAACCTGATGGCCATTGCCGACAGGGTCCAGGAACATCAGATCCCTTTGACAGATGGAGACATGATAAATGCATTAAATGGACTACCAAAAGGATGGAAACCGGATGCTCTTCTCTTTATCGATACCGGTGTCTTTTTCCCGTTAACAAATATCAGTGCCGTCAATTGTACCAAGGCGTGCTACATGATCGATTCCCATATAAATTTTGAGCGGCATCTCGACTTTGTGAAGAGCTTTGATATAGTATTTACCGCCCACAAACCTGCTGTTGAGATGTTTAATGGAGAGGGTTTTAACCATGTCTTCTGGATACCTCCCGCCTGTGATCCGGAAATTCACGGCAGGAAAACAGGTGAAAAACTATACGATATAGGTTTCGTCGGCAGCCTGAATGCAAATTTTAATCCTGAAAGGGTACACCTTCTCAATGAGCTGAAACAGAGATTTCATGTCCATTACGAGAGGTGCTTTTTAGAGCGTATGGCAGAGGTCTTTTCCCGGTCAAAGATAGTCTTCAACAAATCAATCATGAATGGCCTCAACATGAGGGTCTTTGAGGTTCTGGCAGCTGGAAGTCTGCTCCTTACAGATGAAAGTAAAGAGAGCGGCCTTACAGAACTGTTTGAGGAGAAAAGGGATCTTGTAATCTACCGTAACGAAGAGGAACTCTTCGAGCTTGCGTATCATTATTTAAGACATGGAGAAGAGAGGGAGAAGATTGCCGAAGAGGGGAGGAAAAAGGTTCTGAAAGAACATACCTACCACCACAGGGCAAGAGATATTATAGAGACACTATCCGCTTTCAAAAAATGA